The nucleotide window TGTGCTTATAAACATACAACGCGTCGATCTCCCCTATACTCCTATCTCCACTCTTTAGCCTGAAGGTCTCGTCGTTGGTTATGAGCGAAAAGAACTCCGAGAAGCTCTTAGCCCACACGAAGTTATTGTTCTTATTGAACGTCCATATCTTAAAGAAAGACTTACCGAGCTTGATCTGATCCCCCTCAATTACGATAAGGTTGTTCTTTTTAAGGTACTCAATCAAGTCTAGAAACTCCCTTCTCGAGAGATCCTTGTACACGAAAGAAGAAGTAATAATGGAGTAAACGGTATCTAGAGAAATGGATGAGTACTGAAGAGCCATCCCCACTATTTCCCTTGCAACTACGTCAAGAGGTCTCATTCTCTTAGGTTTCTCCAAAACTCCCCTCTTGGAGAGAGAGTAAATGGCTAAGGCTTCGAGACAATCAAAGCTCTGCGTACATATAATCTCACCTTGAGGGACTCCCCCCACACAGTGACCGCTTCTACCCAGCCTCTGTAAGAATGAAGCTACCGAAGGAGGCGGTCTATACATGACAATTTTCTTGACTTGACCTATGTCTATTCCCAGCTCAAGAGTTTTGGTGCATATTACTGCCTTTGCCTTACCTGCTCTAAGGTGCTCCTCAGTGTTGGTCTTTGAGTCTCTCGAAATTGAAGAGTGGTGAACGAATATCCCGTTCTCCCCTAGCCTTTCCAGCTCCTCATGAAGTCTCTCTGTGAGAAACCTAGAATTGGTGAAGATCAGGCTAGGAGGTTCCAGGGAGTCCCTTATGGTCTTAGCTGACTCTTGCCAAAGGTTTCCAGAGTTCCTAACCTCCCTTATCCTCAGTTTGAACTCCTTCCCCATGTTACTCTTCACTATGGATATAGGTCTACACGAAGACCCGAAAAGGGAGGAAGCCACAAACTTCTCATCCCTAATGGTCGCTGAGAGACCTACCCTTTGGAAGTCCCTCCCAGAGAAGTGCTTAAGCCTTTCCAGGAGGACGAAGAGTTGCGCACCCCTCTTGGAGCTGATCAGCTCATGGATCTCATCCACAACTATCCAATTGACGTTCTTGTAGTTCTCCCTAAACTTGGAGGCCCAATCCATATCTATCTCCAATCCTTCGGGCGTTGTCACCAGGATATGAGGGGCCTTCTTTAGCCTCAAGTTCTTCTCCTTCTGTGGAACCTCACCGTGCTTCCTGCTCACGGAGAGGCCAAGCTTTGACGCCCACCAGTCTATTCTAATGGTTATGTCATTTATTAGAGCCTTCAGTGGAGTAATGTAGATCATGGAGACGGGCTTATGCTCACTCTCAGTCATTAGGCTAAGTATGGGAAGAATAGCAGCTTCGGTCTTCCCAAATCCTGTAGGTGCTATTATCAGGGTGTTGTGACCCTTTAGGATTGGACCCATGGACATTTCTTGAATCTGAGTTACTTTTTTCCAGTTTCTCTCCTTCATTAGGCTCGATATCTTATGGTTAAGCCCTTCAGTCATCCTTTTCACCAATTATGTTGCTGGGTGCGACAGTAACAACTACAGATATTTTTAAAAATATAAAATCTACTCTCTTCACTATGTCGAATAAACTCCAGTGTCTCACGTGCGGTAGACCCTTTCCAGAAGGCCAGGGGGTGACTTTCACTCTAATAGGTAAAAGCCTGGAGTTCCATAGCAAGGCATGCGCTTACGCTTTCCTGAAGGATTTGGTACTCTCAATATCCGAGGACTGCATTTCACCTTCCCTTAGGGATATCGAGTCAAAGTATGAGGATAGACTAGAGAAATACAAAAAAGGGATGGAGAAAAAGATCTGACCTGTTGCACAACTTCTCAGAGTAGTTTTAGTCATCACGAGCTCAGGGTCCGCCACACTCATCAACGTATCAAGCTAACACACGAAAACAGTTTTATTAGTTAATAAAGATTGATATGATTTGGAATCATCCATGGATATTTCTCTAAGACGTGTGGACTCCTTTGAGTGGAAAATAGAGAAGCAGGGTTGCATGAAGGTACCCGTTTCAGTGTTCGCGGACGACGTGCTCATTGATAAGATGAAGCAGGACCAGACTCTGAGGCAAGCCAGGAACGTGGCGTGTCTTCCTGGAGTCCAGGAATCCGTCTACGTCTTGCCTGACGGTCATCAGGGCTACGGCTTTCCAATCGGAGGGATAGCTGCAACTTCCATAGAGGAAGGAGGAGTCGTAAGTCCTGGGGGTATAGGCTACGACATTAACTGCGGAGTGAGACTATTAAGGACTAACCTTGACTTCGCTGATGTAAGGCCTAAACTCACGGACCTAGTGGAGGAACTTCACAGGAACGTCCCTAGCGGAGTTGGTAGCGAAGGCAGGATTAAACTCTCTGGACAAGAGCTGGACAACCTTTTACAAGAGGGTGTCAAATGGGCTGCGGATAAGGGGTACGGATGGAATGAGGATATGAACAATATAGAACAGAAGGGGAGTTGGGAACTCGCTGACCCCACTAAGGTAAGCCAGGTCGCCAAGCAGAGGGGCGCGTCCCAGCTCGGTACGTTGGGTGCAGGGAACCACTTCTTGGAAGTACAGGTCGTGGATAAGATATACGACCAGAGGATAGCCAAAGCCTTGGGTATAACAAGGGAAGGGCAGGTAACTGTAATGATCCACACTGGTTCTAGAGGCCTAGGCCACCAAGTAGCTAGCGATTACCTCCAAATAATGGAGAGAGCCATGAAGAAATATGGTATTGAAGTACCTGACAGAGAGCTAGCAGCGATTCCTTTCGAGAGTAGGGAGGGCCAGGACTACTTTAGGGCAATGGTAGCAGGGGCCAATTTCGCCTGGAGTAACAGGCAACTGATAACCCACTGGGTTAGGGAAAGCTTTGGGAGGGTCTTCAAGACCGAAAGTGAGAAGCTTGACCTGCATATAATCTACGACGTGGCCCACAACATTGCAAAGATCGAAGAGTACGACATAGGAGGGAGGAGGAAGAGAGTGCTCGTTCATCGTAAAGGTGCTACAAGGGCTTTTCCCCCAGGAAGTCCAGAGATACCCACGGAGCATAGGGAGACAGGGCAAGTAGTGCTCATACCTGGGAGCATGGGAACTGCGAGCTACGTGATGGCTGGGATTCCAGAGGGAAGGAGAACCTGGTTCACTGCACCTCACGGTGCAGGAAGGTGGATGTCCAGGGAGGCCGCTGTGAGGAACTATCCGGTAAACTCAGTTGTTGGGTCGCTAGAGGAGAAGGGTATTGTTGTGAGAGCTGCAACTAGAAGGGTAGTAGCCGAGGAAGCCCCTGGGGCATATAAGGATGTGGATAGAGTGGCCCGGGTTGCCCATGAAGTGAAGATAGCTAGGTTAGTCATGAGGCTTAGGCCAATAGGGGTGACCAAGGGATGAGGAGGGAGGAAGTACTGGTAGAGGAAGTACAGGACATCTCCCTGGACGACGTTAAGGGATTTAACTTAGAGATCTACAATAAGATTTACGGCTTCAGTTCTGAAAGCCTGTACAGAGCCTCTAGGATCTTAAGAAGGATAGAAAAGGAATGCGACCTAAGGTTCATTTCCTTTACAGCCAACCTGGTGTCCACAGGTCTCAGGGGGCTTTTGGCTGACCTTATCAGGCGAGGATTCTTCAACATGGTAGTGACCACTGGAGGTACCATAGACCATGATATAGCTAGGGCCTTCGGAGGGAAGTACTACAAGGGCTCCTTCGACCTTAGTGACGAGGAGCTCAGGAAGATCAACGTTCACAGACTTGGGAATATCCTCATCCCCTTTGAAGACTATGGGGGTGCCGTGGAAAGAGCAGTAACTGAAATTCTTCCCCAACTGGTCAAGGAGGGTAAGGAGTGGGCAGTCTATAGACTGCTCTGGGAGTTCGGCAAGAGAATTGAGGATGAGCACTCCATACTCAAGGCGGCGTATGAGACCAAGACACCAATAATAGTTCCTGGGATCGTAGACGGAAGCTTTGGGACTAACCTCTTCATCCAGTCTCAGTTTACCGGTTTCAGGATAAACCTTTTCGAAGATATGAGGGAGATAAAGGACAGGGTCTTCTCCAGCAAGAAAGCCGGGGCCTTACTAATAGGTGGAGGTATAAGCAAACATCACACAATTTGGTGGAACCAATTTAGGGACGGTCTTGATTACGCTATTTACCTTACTACAGCTCAGGAGTTCGATGGAAGTTTAAGCGGAGCTAGACCCAAGGAAGCTATCTCTTGGAACAAAATAAAGGACGAAGCTGAGCAAGTCGTGCTATATGCGGATGCTACTATAGCACTTCCATTACTGGCCTCATCCTTAATAAGCTGAAACACTTAATACTATGTCTATTACGGTGAGTTAAATGTCACTCAAGGAGAAATTTACTAGCATCTCTCCTGCCGAATTCTTCAAGAGGAACCCAGAGCTTGCAGGCTTCTCCAACCCAGCCAGAGCAATGTATCAGGCCCTCAGGGAATTGGTTGAGAACGCTTTGGACGCCACGGACGTTCACGAAATACTCCCATCCCTGAAGGTGATAATCGAGAGAACTAACCAGGAGAAGGAGATCTACAGGCTTACGGTAGAGGACAACGGGATAGGAATTCCTCCTCACGTAGTCCCAGACGCCTTCGGTAGAGTGCTCTATAGTTCCAAGTACGTGCTCAGGCAGACCAGGGGAATGTATGGGCTTGGGGTTAAAGCCGCAGTTCTTTACAGCCAGATGTATCAGGATAAACCCATTGAGATTGTGACGGCACCTATTAACTCCAAGAGGACTTACTTCTTCAAGCTTAAGATAGACGTTACTAAAAACGAGCCCATAATTTATGAAAGAGGTTCGGTGTTCAACGAAGCGGGAACCCACGGGACGGCTGTCTCCATGTATATACTAGGCGACTGGATGAGGGCAAAGAGTAGGATATATGAGTACATTAAGAGGACTTACATTATAACTCCCTACGCTGAGTTCTACTTTAAGGACCCTGAGGGTAACGTCATTTTCTACCCCAGGTTGACCACTAAGATCCCTCCTCCCCCTAAAGAGGTCAAACCACACCCGTACGGTGTTGATATAGAACTTCTCAAAAACATGATATCAAGGCAGAAGGACGAGATGACAGTTAGGGAATTCCTGATAAAGGAGTTCCAGGGAGTTGGGGAGAAGACAGCTCAAAGCGTTGTGGAACTGGCTGGACTAGATCCAGACAAGAAAGTGAAGAAGCTCAGCGACGAACAGCTCTCTAAGCTAGTTGACGCCATGAAGAACTTTCCAGACTTTAGATCCCCTTCCCCAGAACCTCTCTCAATCATAGGTTCGGATCTGATAGAGCTGGGACTCAGACAGAGCTTTAACCCAGAATATGTAGGTGCAGTGACCAGGAGACCTAAGGCATATCAGGGTCATCCTTTCATAGTTGAGGTCGGTCTAGCCTACGGGGGGGATATCCAGCCCTCGGAGGAGCCCACAGTCCTTAGATATGCCAACAAGATACCCCTA belongs to Metallosphaera tengchongensis and includes:
- a CDS encoding DEAD/DEAH box helicase; the encoded protein is MTEGLNHKISSLMKERNWKKVTQIQEMSMGPILKGHNTLIIAPTGFGKTEAAILPILSLMTESEHKPVSMIYITPLKALINDITIRIDWWASKLGLSVSRKHGEVPQKEKNLRLKKAPHILVTTPEGLEIDMDWASKFRENYKNVNWIVVDEIHELISSKRGAQLFVLLERLKHFSGRDFQRVGLSATIRDEKFVASSLFGSSCRPISIVKSNMGKEFKLRIREVRNSGNLWQESAKTIRDSLEPPSLIFTNSRFLTERLHEELERLGENGIFVHHSSISRDSKTNTEEHLRAGKAKAVICTKTLELGIDIGQVKKIVMYRPPPSVASFLQRLGRSGHCVGGVPQGEIICTQSFDCLEALAIYSLSKRGVLEKPKRMRPLDVVAREIVGMALQYSSISLDTVYSIITSSFVYKDLSRREFLDLIEYLKKNNLIVIEGDQIKLGKSFFKIWTFNKNNNFVWAKSFSEFFSLITNDETFRLKSGDRSIGEIDALYVYKHIRPGDMIRISGKLWKVARIHNGSLTIDLLPADKGEGEIPIWRGDSVPKSSLIPKEMERIFRDSDLLKSEILNEEVKRDLETILRKYEENGLPIPSSRIIYVTLTDKEIVYSSIMDEKVANTLAHVLMYMATTKYTLNVYSRASIYGFSIGFTERDLFSDLISMNEKKIRKLIIKSIFRSPLFMSVEKEIQASFGKIGKVNPKEDKLIVREALRQTVRKYFNVKGTLKFIGLLKAKKIEIVRTQELNPLAEALLSHAPIRPWMSGVNLLIYETLKEGAYSLKELSEMLSIPPKSLEVKLKQMRKTESKYRVTSFIDVDNKEMRWCLAEELKSLVNSDEFFTSFSSINKDETFIAEMKSADGSSSTELIFKPGQIEENPDDFIKRIPMEEIGELRVVDPVDPVICNMSPRYYFVKRSVVPYLLLNASAYIQNLKYT
- a CDS encoding RtcB family protein, whose product is MDISLRRVDSFEWKIEKQGCMKVPVSVFADDVLIDKMKQDQTLRQARNVACLPGVQESVYVLPDGHQGYGFPIGGIAATSIEEGGVVSPGGIGYDINCGVRLLRTNLDFADVRPKLTDLVEELHRNVPSGVGSEGRIKLSGQELDNLLQEGVKWAADKGYGWNEDMNNIEQKGSWELADPTKVSQVAKQRGASQLGTLGAGNHFLEVQVVDKIYDQRIAKALGITREGQVTVMIHTGSRGLGHQVASDYLQIMERAMKKYGIEVPDRELAAIPFESREGQDYFRAMVAGANFAWSNRQLITHWVRESFGRVFKTESEKLDLHIIYDVAHNIAKIEEYDIGGRRKRVLVHRKGATRAFPPGSPEIPTEHRETGQVVLIPGSMGTASYVMAGIPEGRRTWFTAPHGAGRWMSREAAVRNYPVNSVVGSLEEKGIVVRAATRRVVAEEAPGAYKDVDRVARVAHEVKIARLVMRLRPIGVTKG
- a CDS encoding deoxyhypusine synthase, with protein sequence MRREEVLVEEVQDISLDDVKGFNLEIYNKIYGFSSESLYRASRILRRIEKECDLRFISFTANLVSTGLRGLLADLIRRGFFNMVVTTGGTIDHDIARAFGGKYYKGSFDLSDEELRKINVHRLGNILIPFEDYGGAVERAVTEILPQLVKEGKEWAVYRLLWEFGKRIEDEHSILKAAYETKTPIIVPGIVDGSFGTNLFIQSQFTGFRINLFEDMREIKDRVFSSKKAGALLIGGGISKHHTIWWNQFRDGLDYAIYLTTAQEFDGSLSGARPKEAISWNKIKDEAEQVVLYADATIALPLLASSLIS
- a CDS encoding DNA topoisomerase VI subunit B, with protein sequence MSLKEKFTSISPAEFFKRNPELAGFSNPARAMYQALRELVENALDATDVHEILPSLKVIIERTNQEKEIYRLTVEDNGIGIPPHVVPDAFGRVLYSSKYVLRQTRGMYGLGVKAAVLYSQMYQDKPIEIVTAPINSKRTYFFKLKIDVTKNEPIIYERGSVFNEAGTHGTAVSMYILGDWMRAKSRIYEYIKRTYIITPYAEFYFKDPEGNVIFYPRLTTKIPPPPKEVKPHPYGVDIELLKNMISRQKDEMTVREFLIKEFQGVGEKTAQSVVELAGLDPDKKVKKLSDEQLSKLVDAMKNFPDFRSPSPEPLSIIGSDLIELGLRQSFNPEYVGAVTRRPKAYQGHPFIVEVGLAYGGDIQPSEEPTVLRYANKIPLIYDEKSDVIWKVVEEIDWKRYGIEEEQIPLVVMVHLCSTKVPYKSAGKESIADVEEIEKEIRNGIMEASRSLKTFISEKRKGEETRKRLLTYLKYIPEISRSLSIFMADGKKDVASKIQEELKNKLMDLVITRLNIKEQDLELFKSYKVEEL